The segment AAGTGACATCTTTGGTGTTAGTTTTGATGGTCAGTACTTATTCTCAAGCTGGACTGATCAGGGATGCTCTTTTTGTTCTTCGTTTTATGAAATATCTTGGACTGAAAGCTCCAGTCCGCTCATATAATGGGGTTCTTAGCAAGGTGGAATGCACGGATACAATCAGTGACATCATTGAGGAGATGCGCCAATGCAAAGTTTCTTCAGATCTATAtacatataatattattattactcATTTTTGTAAGCAACAAAAGTTGAAAGAAGCTCTTGAGGTATTTTTTGAATTGGGACAAAGTGGTCTGAACCCTAATATTATTTCTTACAATATAATTATTAGTGCCCTTTGCAAGAATAGTCACTTAGAAGCTGCAAAGAGTTTATTTCAAGGGATTTATCAAGTAGGATTGCTTCCTGACAGGTTTAGCTATAATTCTATAATCGATGGGCATTCTAAGATGGGTAATATGTCTGAAGCTTTTAGACTTTTCAATGAGATGATGGAAAAATCTATTGAACCTGATATAGTCACTTACAACACACTTATCAATGGGTGTTGTCTACAAGGTAGAATGCGGGAAGCAAATAATGTGTTCAAAAAAATGGTGGCTAAGAACATCTGTCCTAATCTTATCACTTATGCTACACTTATTAGAAGCTACTGCAGCATTGGCAACGTACAGGAGGCTCTTCAGTTGCGTTTGGAAATTATCGAAAGAggtattaaactaaatttaatcaCTTATAGCACAATCATGAATAGCCTGTGCAAAGAAGGGAGGCTAAATGAAGCAGAGGAATTGCTCTTGGAAATGCAAGAAACAGGCTTGGTTCCTGATGTATTTAATTACACTATTTTGATCAATGAACATTGCAATGAGGGAAACATGTTGAAGGCCAAGCAGTTATACGATGAAATGCTAGGAAGAGGCATTGTGCCTAATCGTGTTGCTTATACAGCAATGAGTAATGGGTTCTGCAAGAGCGGGAGCCTTATGGGAGCAAGACAGATTTTGAATCATTTTATCAAACAAGGTTACACTCTGGACTGTATCATGTACAATGGACTCATTGATGGATACATCAAAAAAGGCAGCTTAGATGAGGCTTTTTGGTTGTGTGATAATATGGAGCAAAGTGGCATTGCACTCAATATTGTCACATATAATTCTCTTGTCAATGGCCTTTGCAAGCTTAACAGGTTGCAAGAAGCAAAAGAACTATTGAATGAAATTTCATGCAAGCATTTGGTGCTTAATGAAGTCACTTATAGCACTCTGATAGATGCACATTGCAATGCAGGTGATATCAATTATGCGCTCAATGTATGTGATGAAATGATTGGAAAAGGTGTTCTGCCCAATGTTGTTACTTATACCACTCTTATAAAAGGATTTTGCAAAATTGGCAAAGCACAAAAGGCTTTGGATCTCTTGGATGAAATGTTTAAACAGGGTGTAGATCCTGATCATGTGACGTACAACACACTTATTCATGGATTTTGTCAACAGGGCAATATGGAGATGGCTTTTGAACTGCACGATGAGATGTCACAGATCCATTTGAAACCTACAATTGTTACATATAACTCACTCATATATGGACTTTGCAGAAAAGGTAGATTCAAACATGCCAAGGAACTAATGGTTTACATTTCACAGAAAGGTATTGAATTGAATGAAATAACATATGACACAGTAATCAGTGCTCATTGCAATTGGGGTAATCTAGTTGAGGTTAGTTACTTCCTTGATGAGATGGCTAAAAAGGGACTTCTTCCTACTGTCTATACTTACACTGCTCTTATGAGTAAATTCTGCAAAGTGGGGCAGTTAGAGGAAGCAAAGGAGATCTGGAATGAAATGTTAGAAAATGGTATATCACCTGACAGGAGAGCTTATGACACACTAATCACAGGATTGCACCAAAAAGGTGAGAGTGATGAAGCTTTCAATTGCATGCTAATATGGTTGAAAATGGTTAATGCTCATAGCCAATTTATCGGATTGAAAAATGACATGTCACAGGAAGCAGATGGGACCCCTGAACAAGTTACATGAGGATTGGTCTTTGAGTTGTTTGCAAAACCCAAAGGATGCTACTATGGGATATGCATTTGAGTGTATAAACACCGGCATCTCTTGTTAGTGAGTATACCTTCTGTTATAGGTGTTACACTGTTAGGTGTTTGATTGTGTCCCTCTACCTTTCTAATGttcatattttaaaattaatatacaTATTtctatgtttcaaactttcaagtGTCAGTCTACTATAAACAAGTGAAGATATAATACTCCGAAATAGTTTATTAAGAAATATAGGTACGATTGTCATTGGACACTTTAATTAAAGAGTAACTTCTAGATTAATGACCTTTCATAATTGCCAAGTTCATGTTTACAGACCCAAATATATTGTTGTAAATAAATTTGGTTTTTATTGTTATAAATAAGAATGAGGAAATGAACATAAATAAAACCTGGTTGAAAATGAAGTACAACTACATTTTGTTATAAGGTTTTTGAGGAACTGATGAAAGACGTCCTGAAAAGCTATAAATTTTCTTGTCTTCCAGGATATGTGACTGCCTATTATGGCATTGGCCTTTCTAGGTGGCACTCCCTTTGCCTAACCAGGCTGGGAGATATTGGACGAAGTTGTATCCTAGGTTCAGCTCTAAGTGGTACGACTCCAGTTCATTTGTGATTTTTTAACTGTTTTTACTTCTTAATTTATTTTTGACAAAATAAGTCTTGTAGTTTAGAGATCCTTTCAATAATATTAGAGGAAGAAAAAGCTGATTAAGGTTTGCAGGATAAGTATTTATACTGAAATAAGATCTTAAACTGTGTCTACTCGTCTGAAAAtataaaatttgcatgctcaaATGACAGAGATCAACCCATATAAAATAGAACAGACATAAACTCTGTTTTGAGATTAGATTATTTGCAGTATATATATATGTGATTTTTTGGATGAAACTACTAGAATCTCTTATAGAATTATAGAATATCTTCTGGCAGTCTCATCCAGAAAGCTCACATAATATAAATGTTAATTTTCGTAGTAGTTTAATAAAATATCATGATAATATGCGTGTTAGGTGTTTATAGTAGTTGATGAAAATATCAAGACAATATACACCATAGAGCCAAAAACCAAGCCCTTGAGGAATGTACTAAGACTCAAGAAAGGATACAGTTTTGTAttaatattttgatatatatatatatatatacatgtttgtaatatatatatatatatatatatatatatatatatatatatatatatatatatatatatatacatgttatatatatatatatatacatgtttgtaATGTGTCCCTTTTGACAACTGTGGTGTGTGGGGTCCATTTCTCTTATCTGCAGCTATTTAGTGAATGGACTGTCATCATAGGAGTAGCAAGTCTGTGGTTACTTTCAGTTTTCAGTTAGTAATGTTTTTGTTTGGGATAAGGAGGGTGTGTAGTCTTTAGTTCGGATTGTAGTTACTTCCAGTTAGGATTAGTTAAATGAGGGAATGAATTTGACGTTTGACTGCTTTAATTTGAGGGACTGATTTGTCAGTTAATTGTTCAGTTTGAGGAGCTAGATTAGTCAGTCAACTTTCCCAGTTCGAGGAGCCAATGTTGAAGGAGTGATTTGACAGTTGACTGCTCAGTTACTGCGAATGTTTGAGGGATGTCTTGCCTCTGATTGAGGTGCTATGGGAAAGGAGAGGTTGAGTTATATAATTTGCTAGGCAGAGGAAAAGGGATACtcttaagaaatttgaaaataaaaatcatttcttttcctGGGCTGGATGTTATGTTTCAGCAGCTGTAGCTTGGAGGCAAAACCATTCAGGCACAGAGATTAGGCTTCTTGAGGACAGAAACCCTTGAAGAGAAGACCTGCTTTCAGACTGATATTGAGAATACCAGTAGCAAGCAGCTGCGGCTTGGAGACAAAACCCTTCAGGCACAGGGATCAGGCTTCTTGAGGACAGAAACCCTTGAGGAGCAGACCTGCATTCAGACTGATATTGAGAATACAGTAACATCTAGTTCTGCATGTGGGTGTGTTTATTAGGCTTTATCAGTTTGAGGGAACTTCGATCTGCTTGTGTACTGTATTGAAGAGATATtaataaaatacaaaaatatctGTTGATTAGAATAATTCTGGGTTTGTTGTCTGGTTGCAGATGTTTTCCTGGTTTATTTCCTGCATGTTATTATCAGCGGTCATCACAACCATTAATATTATCACCAAATCCTATTCTCCCTGCTTGAAAATTTGGGAGAAAACCATCTAATACTATGAACAAAACTCTTTAGAAATTAAAACATACTATTCTATATCTTTAGGAGCTGGTACACTAGACTCTAGAGTGACTAGCTCCCTCGTCTGACTGCAGCAGATCAGCCATTTGTATGGGATACTTAATAGCATTGTTTGCTCTCTTAGCCCTGCAACTGCCCTAAAGTTGTGGTGACATTTTGAATGGAGCTTTTAACTTTGCCAAGTTGATTCCTGGGCAGTAATACCCTTCACCTTTGACCATATGATACTGCATCCTTTCAACTTCATCAACCAGTGTTGTGAAACATGGCTCCAGCTCCCTGAAGGAGAGCCCATGGATGCTAGGCCCTGGATTTCACTCCCAGACCCTTGAAGCTCATGCCCTAGGAAGAAGGCTGCAGCATCAGGGGCTTTGTTGAGACCACTCTTGTATTTCTTCCATAGGAAATGGATAGAAAATGCACAAACCAAATTTTTATCCTTCGTGAAATCCAGCAGATTCAAAGCAAGCAAGGAGTACACATCTGTATTTACCCTCTTCATAACGACTAAATCCAGGAAATCTGAATTCAACACCTCTTTAATTGGCTTCTCGACTGTGCCATTTTGAATCAAAAATAATTTTCTGAGGTGCAAATTAGTTGTCACTCCCCTGAAAGACATTTACCTCTTATCTGTGTATAGATGGAATTCAGGTTCCAATCTATGCAAAGGTAGTGTAAACACTTACAACAGCAAATTCAGAATATAAAACCTCGAGTGGATACTGTTGATGTGTGAAAAGTACGCTCATCTTTTGGTCAACATAGAATAGAAtgccgagtatcctatcctctcttgaataaggaaatccctaatgctgtttggaATGATCAAAGAGGATAGCCTCAAGATTCCaactgtcaggtcttgactgcttAGGATAACTCAGCAGTTGATGTGTTTTTCTGGTAAACACGAGGGGACTTGCGAATGTAACAAGTTGGTTTTCATCTAGCGATGCTTTGATTCTCAAGCCAGGAAAAAATAaaagcaaaaggatagggtttaggaatcctaaggacaatgatagCAAAGTTTGGTGCTGCGGGTAAACAGATTTCAAATAAACTAACTCCTACTTAGCCAGAGATATACTCACAACTCCACAAGAATTGTGCAAGCTCCTAGGAAATAAAAGATTTTCAGACTATGGATATTCATTCaggcacccaattctggtgcaGCCTGAGACAAACACCCACAGTTGAACTAAGAACAGtattgggttcagactaaccatacacgaATACCTACAATCAGTAAgcctccaatggtatgaacctaAAATCAAATCAGATATCccccacacttcaccattaaaatcattgAACACTAACTAATTAGATGAAGAGAAACCATGCGAACAAATTAGGACAAACAGCAAAACACCATGCTTCAATGTTCCATTTATTTGTTGtaactgccattacaacaatttctgtccAATGGCTTTCTTCTCTATTCTACTTCTACTCGTAATCTGCTACTTCTCTAACTCTAAAAattctaaccatctaacccttttctaaccctttacaaagagAGAGGCACTGGCCTTTTATAGTTCTTACATTTTGAATCAGTGGCCAAGATTAAATTTATTCGATGGCTCtaatctgccttctagaagccCTGACAACTTTAACCTGTACCTAGTAATTCTTATAACTCCCCAACTGCCCCTTTTCACCCATTTCCAACTACCTCTTGAGCTCCCTGAAACTGTTCACAATTAATTATGCTAGAAGACAAAGTTTTTTTGGTCTCGAGGCATAGAAAGAGTAATCAGGGTAGTTGGGAAATAACTGACTTGTGTCCTCCTTTTTGAATTGCATTAAACAGGGCCCACAAGTAGTTATTTTACAATAAAGACATTGTTTAAACATAATCATTTTATGTTGTTTCTAACTGTTTATTCTCTGTTCTTACATGCTTCAATAGTATTTTGTGTGTTCTGCTGTGTTCTAGAGACTCGGAACAACACAAATCAACACCTTGTTCTGTGACTCTTTCTTCAATCCCTCGCCCTGGCTTTCAACTTGTTGCCGGTGGTGGTACTAAGGGTCCTTGCTTGCTGACACCTTCAGGCCTTGTCACAGTCCCATCTTCGATTGGTGCTCTGGACTTCCCTTTGAATCCAGCACCACGTTGTTGCCTCTTGGTGCAACCTGATCCCCCCCTGGTGACATTCATCCTGTATAGACAAGCAAATCTAGGATCAATCACTCATTCATTTAGAACCTAGACTTAAGAAACCTTTGAAATCATAGTTGCAACACTCGTAGAGTTTTTATGCTCTGTGATTTTTAATGACTTTAACTCGAAGCAAAAACTTGGTGCGTCCGTAAAAAAAATTCGGCCTCTTGTGTGCATAAGCTGAAAACGGCCAAAAGTGaatttatttcatcattttgagTTGGGCGTTTTGCTGAGAAGGGGGAAAACACACTCCAACACTCTTGCAAGGTGATTTCCACTGATTCTTGCCAATTCCAAGTGGATTTGAGGTGGGTTTTCAAGAAAAATCAGATTCCCAGGTAggttttcttatttttttcctatgctttttaaaaacattttatttattttttgttgtatCTAGATGaatagtgtttatggtgaaaatgaataatggaacaataatattgaaagactaaatgaattcaaccacaaaccctagcctaacaacaacaaagatccaccataacatatgaagattacctaagactatgcaaatcaaatgaaatcaccaagattataccatcacatgtccaatagggtttggatctccattcttcctatctccattgatcttgcttgatatatttgctctcagattttatgtgtgcacaagagctcaacaaagaacataaatgtggttgatTAGCTTGATCAcgtatgaaagttcgaatgctagaatgcttgaaggattAATTAGTTGattgaatgattagggttgataatgaaggaaacatttccttatatagaagacactataaaaaatggagggataagattaagaggtgcaagagataaatggtcggctaagattagagggtaggtaaaggaaataagcaaataatgagagggtaggtagtgtaggaattaagagatgaatgacatgtgtcatgggtagaaaaggctaatgaattaattaaataaataaagatttatttaattaatagaggaagtgtgattgattaaataaataaaagaatttatttaatttaggaaaaggataatttaaataaataaaagtatttatttaaataaaaaataaggctagaagaagataaatgaattaattaaataaataaagatttatttaattaatagaagaattaggcttaaattagacatgacaattttaggtgtctacattttgcccttctttgagacaatgcagcttgtcgtgttgtttcaaagaagataagatgaactgatacaaagttgcctcaagatgggaatgatatgccccctcgagagattggatgaaaaaatgtctgaaaagatcgtagacaatctctcgataagaaagaaaggctagagaggactgacaagataggatagagtgacagagtcacgagataaaaaagactgactcgggagactagggctagcatagcgtagtctatcttatagactacgagggaaaacatacTCATTGttatccacacatctaagagatcagagtgcagagagcagtcaatagcgatggcattggtgcatagattcgatcgcgttcactgatatcagaggccagtagatgtaggagagctggtaagtaccacaaaacctccttgtacttttgttgcattaattgttgtcataaatgcatgctaggtagggtaatgaATGTGCTTTAGGTAGGTTGcaaaaaaaaatgtcaagcggggtaaaaaaAGCTAAGGCGTGTTTGCGTTGGTGCCAGACACGTCTGCGTTGGCTAGGCGTGTCTATGTCAAGTCTAAGTGCGTCTATGGTTTTAaaagcgtctatgtcaaatgcgagcgtgCCTATGAAATGCAGGCGCGCTTGTGCAGGACAGGCACGTTTGTGTTATTCAGGCGCATCTATGTAGGGCAAAAACGTCTGTGAAGTATGCaagcgcgtttgtgtcatgaatgcgcgtttatgtctttaaggacaaatcgacagttctgtgataaacatacgttgtcgattggataagctgctgagaggatacactcaagcaagtcctctagggaagactaggataacagataggcctaggattgacaattctgtgatagaacatacgttgccaatcaggaaactattcaagaggatacactcaagcagaggctctaggataggatagagcaagacactttgtgatgaatagtgagtactaaagaaattgacaattatgtgatagaacatacgttgtcaattggattaggctgaaattgacaattatgtgatagaacatacgttgtcaattggagaagctactcaagaggatgcactcaagtaggtgccctaaaagataaaagtaacactttgtgatgaacaaggagtactactaggatagagtgccatatgatagatataagcactaggattaaaaaacaacactttgtgatgaacatggagtactgctaggatagagtgccatatgatagatataagcactaggataaaagagcaacactttgtgatgaacagggagtaccactaggataaaagagcaacactttgtgatgaacaaagaatgctactaggatagagtgccatatgatagatacaagcactaagataaaaaagaagcattttgtgatgaacagggagtactactaggattgacacagttgatttgcttgactgcaggaggacttacctatgctggagtcacacgAGAGATTCCtttcgactcagagtttacgagcAGAGCTGAAATTCAAGGATAAAACAACAGTTGAGGTCATGGGACTgcgatatattctgtatgtgcctgagttttgggagaacatgggattgctgactgcattagctgagagatggcacttagagacttgcacttttcatttgccgatgggtgagatgacagtcacttagaggatgtgtataggatactgaggataccgatcattggggagttagttccttatgatcgagatggagatagggatgcattgagacgagtgtttcaagatccaggactggagatgagggttggacatgtggcttgggacaccatgacaacgaCAGGATTGATGCTAccgacaggagttatcagtggttTCCTTTGTCCGGATAGGtcgacacgagggttggcagtgggatgggggaggacactggagacattggtgacggagtacaccaggtttgcatggggaccgtgtctgctggcacacttgtattacgagctgcatcagtttgtgtatcatggatcagctAGATTAGGGTGTGTAGTGaccttgttgcaggtatgggcatatgagcatcttccggTTACACAATCGagacacttcagaggcaggggacatgagcatggttttgttcatttgtatgatatgattacttctcatcCATGGATTGGGGGACTGGagtattgttgacgtgtattttgtacacaatcatacacagaataaaataccaataggcatcttatcctctcttgagaaaaagtctctaactgctgaagattcgcataaaggatcagttaggatgactccaaggttttggttagtagggtctctacgtgtggacaagcttccagcggtatgatgtgatttgctgtttccttcaaggggtcttacgcattccgaaagttcaagatttgctaaactaagaaactattcaaaaataacaaaagagtagggtttgaaagaggtctaatctaatctaaccctgaGAATGACTTTGtgtagacaagacttggcaagattcaaccaacttcaattttgccataagataacaactcaattgaaattagtgcgatttTCTAAGttaacaaaatgatattcaatacatcaaagatcaaagacactaccacgaaggtacatatccaagatacaataatgattgaagattaagggactcaaagtattctccagtcgaccacgcaaggcgttcctacaatcagcaagaagctagtggtttggattacgaatcctaccaaagatcaagtctcacacaatgtccttcaaattaacacactactttgattgagcatgattcaagtagattaaacaaccatgaagataaccaagaaagttgcaacaaaacaccataacttcaatattttattgatttccaagtcatcatgtacaacaattgcttgaattcctctcttcaaaactcaatcttgctacaaaataaaattgcttctagctctaatctctctaatacaataAACTCTCTGATATTTAACTAttgactattaccaaatgaaatgaaaaataggggtataaatagcatccccaattacaatgaaaggtccagatcgaaagtagatcaacggtcaagatcatgacacctaaaccctaattagggtttgttacaaatggcctcctttttactgaacaatattaaatacatagccaaatattaaatttggcacaaaaacctaggagacataaaccaatgacaaataagatgccatgtcatctataacaacctttcatctagaatcttattccctttccaatgttcttttttggcatatgcaatgaatctcgtcacgattccttcgatttctgcaattggaatctcgggaagattcttcatactctcttccaagtggatgacctgatcgaatgcatctagaagagctgcgtcccaagtagattcaagttccttcgttctttcaatcaggagcatggtggcaaacatttgatcatattgctcatctgtaacatttgcgtccttgcaaaagatgaccttgattctatcctccaattcctgcatatccacatctgtctcgacctcgatccttctgccaagaatggtacgaagtacctcaaatactctgtcctggatcggattgatcacctcctcaacttggccacatctaacactgatgtcctcgaagaaaacactcttcatatggagcaaggttgaccactgaaacaaactgtgagattctccatccaagatcttctcttgcgctaaaactttccttgatgtgtgtctaattaccttcaagacaggaatgatgacatctttgttatgggcaaatgcagctactgttatcatcaaattgtggattatctcaagaacttggatagcttgatgaataattttcatcatccttgttacaaattctatggccactgtatgagatttatccatccaagtacttgtacgttggaccatgttcctgaatctttctgcctcattgattgattgaagtggaagtgcttgcactggtgatctagttggatcctgacgtcccaaaggttcattgatgtgactgaaatatgtcctccatgcaccgacctccctctcaagctttctattcttctccatttcttctctaagcttgtctttcaatgcctcaaatgaatcggtggcatcatctaaagtctgctctgctgtagatggtcctagctcaaatgtctgtatatcatattcctctgctaagatctcaccttcatatttgtctactgccggtgtagctatctgcagttttctggatccagtctcatctcgaatcatcttggacatcttggtagccttcctcttttctgttacttcgtgtgaacgtccaacaaggctctctaaatcaattgcattgtcctcgtcttCTACTACGATCACcctggttaatctttccttcaaccaatctgggatagctgaccttgtctcttgaacttgaatttccttatgtactatttcttcttgtctgggaggagatgataTTTCATTGTCCTCTTTATCTTCATccaactcataatcttggagagatccatctggtgacccttgctgtgcctgtccttcttcctgcctatcgttctgtacctaagttgccggttcgggttcgggttccggttcgggttcgaagaacccggtacgccggtacggcaaaattttgaaaaggggtttgggttcgtttgggttcgttagtacaaaaacatgtaaatttatatatatatatatattatatatatatatatcaaagcctataagcatgaattaaaatatgcatgtcacatagcatcatatgaacaacaaaacaaacataaacttgtaatcatagcatcatgatcataccataattgataatagcatcatatacatcaagtttaatatcaaaatgacaaaatattcaagtatcattgtttcaactttcaaaaatataaacttaaaagtttaatcatcaaatggatcatctaattcttcatcctcctcctcctcctcctcctcatcctcattgacattgacattacatgagccaatgccacttgcacttgcactataagttggctcaatttccgagtcatcaagtgtcaatgcaagaagctgagaaccaggagcatccaaatcagtatgctctggctctatatcccacatctttgtttccccttgtgtgtagtcatgttgtttgtgtgaaagaagacgtaggttggaatgcacatatactaaattctccgctctttttgatagcagcctattgcgctttactgagtggatgaaagagtatgtgctccaatttctttctgaagcagatgaactagcaacctatgaagacaaagtaaacaattaaagttatacattaataaaaataaaattactagcaacctatgaagacaaagtaaactataaataaactaaaacttgtaaattaaaaattttaattaattaaacttacttgtgataaaacttttatagcgaggggttgtaggtgttggaagcatgtgccatggaagtaccaccagctatgagcatctttcttggatctatgacgaagtgcatcaacacttagaccattcccatttgcgaattctatgaactcatttgtaacaacatctcgcaaatcatcatcgggatatagtctaagaaatgctgccttatacccatcagatacttctagatctctccatggtggaatccttcctggtttatcaagaaactgattgctatagtacttaggtgtcaaggcataggcaagaaggtgcaaaggagtggtcatcttattccacctctctacaataattaattccagttctttgaagaatttctcctgaggatcattctctttttcatttatagtgaactttattttttcaagcattgaatcaatgccatcataaatctcacctatgcaaggcctatccatgtctgtatagcgaatcatgctcatgatgggctcagtgatacttaggagatatgtaacaagatcccaccatttctcatccaatattctatccctaatttttc is part of the Cryptomeria japonica chromosome 10, Sugi_1.0, whole genome shotgun sequence genome and harbors:
- the LOC131065184 gene encoding putative pentatricopeptide repeat-containing protein At1g13630: MLLSAIRLCKLQHSLPLHLRKTLMYSSRITISTALAVEREEDWNPDENLVQTVIESLLKQKSSSLNLPPLKTEHVDQILMKIRTNTQLALEFFERADRQSAFRHSLFSVLMIIHILARDRRYPELCIIMEKLLLDQGCFSLCSICKLLSSKFKEWKVTSLVLVLMVSTYSQAGLIRDALFVLRFMKYLGLKAPVRSYNGVLSKVECTDTISDIIEEMRQCKVSSDLYTYNIIITHFCKQQKLKEALEVFFELGQSGLNPNIISYNIIISALCKNSHLEAAKSLFQGIYQVGLLPDRFSYNSIIDGHSKMGNMSEAFRLFNEMMEKSIEPDIVTYNTLINGCCLQGRMREANNVFKKMVAKNICPNLITYATLIRSYCSIGNVQEALQLRLEIIERGIKLNLITYSTIMNSLCKEGRLNEAEELLLEMQETGLVPDVFNYTILINEHCNEGNMLKAKQLYDEMLGRGIVPNRVAYTAMSNGFCKSGSLMGARQILNHFIKQGYTLDCIMYNGLIDGYIKKGSLDEAFWLCDNMEQSGIALNIVTYNSLVNGLCKLNRLQEAKELLNEISCKHLVLNEVTYSTLIDAHCNAGDINYALNVCDEMIGKGVLPNVVTYTTLIKGFCKIGKAQKALDLLDEMFKQGVDPDHVTYNTLIHGFCQQGNMEMAFELHDEMSQIHLKPTIVTYNSLIYGLCRKGRFKHAKELMVYISQKGIELNEITYDTVISAHCNWGNLVEVSYFLDEMAKKGLLPTVYTYTALMSKFCKVGQLEEAKEIWNEMLENGISPDRRAYDTLITGLHQKGSRWDP